In one window of Ruminococcus albus AD2013 DNA:
- a CDS encoding GNAT family N-acetyltransferase — MRSRKGNIKDLEELAAIESTCFPPEQAAGLEQFRARLKKYPHHFLVLCDDNDRIISFINGFVTDIPDLTDEMYAKPDMHNEKGSWQMIFGLNTLPDHRRRGYAQTLMNEFLSIARSEGRRGAVLTCKESLIEFYERFGFVNEGVSAGSVIGGVKWYQMRRSF; from the coding sequence GTGAGATCGCGTAAAGGAAATATAAAAGATCTTGAAGAACTGGCGGCGATAGAAAGTACCTGTTTTCCGCCCGAACAGGCCGCGGGACTTGAACAGTTCCGTGCAAGGCTTAAAAAATACCCGCATCATTTTCTGGTGCTTTGCGATGACAATGATAGGATAATTTCATTCATCAACGGCTTTGTTACCGACATTCCCGACCTTACGGACGAAATGTACGCAAAGCCCGATATGCATAATGAAAAGGGTTCGTGGCAGATGATATTCGGACTTAATACCCTGCCCGACCACAGGCGCAGAGGATATGCGCAGACCCTTATGAACGAGTTTCTGTCCATAGCAAGATCAGAGGGCAGGCGCGGTGCAGTCCTCACCTGCAAGGAATCTCTTATAGAATTTTATGAGCGTTTCGGTTTTGTCAACGAGGGCGTTTCCGCAGGTTCGGTCATAGGCGGAGTTAAATGGTATCAGATGAGGAGATCATTCTGA
- the rpmA gene encoding 50S ribosomal protein L27, with amino-acid sequence MIKISMQFFAHKKGMGSTKNGRESESKRLGVKRADGQFVLAGNILVRQRGTHIHPGENVKRGSDDTLFATSDGVVRFERMGKDRKKVSVYPQA; translated from the coding sequence ATGATAAAGATCTCAATGCAGTTTTTCGCTCATAAAAAGGGAATGGGTTCTACCAAGAACGGCCGTGAGTCCGAGTCCAAGAGACTTGGTGTGAAGAGAGCTGACGGACAGTTCGTACTGGCCGGCAACATCCTGGTTCGCCAGAGAGGTACTCACATTCATCCCGGTGAGAACGTTAAGCGTGGTTCTGATGACACTCTGTTCGCAACCAGCGACGGTGTTGTAAGATTTGAAAGAATGGGTAAGGACCGTAAGAAGGTTTCTGTTTATCCTCAGGCTTAA
- a CDS encoding YebC/PmpR family DNA-binding transcriptional regulator encodes MSGHSKWENIKRKKGATDAARAKIFTKIGREIAVVVKMGGPDPAGNAKLRDLIAKAKANNVPNDNIDRIIKKAAGDGDKNNYESMVYEGYGPNGVAVIVECLTDNKNRTAADVRSYFSKFGGNMGNSGCVSYLFSDVGTVVIENNGADEDKIMDDVFEAGADDFNVEDDVVEIACAPNSVTAVRESLEGLGYKVLSAEADKIPSTYVTLTDEDSIKKMGLLLEYLEDNDDVQNVYHNWENMPSDDEE; translated from the coding sequence ATGTCAGGACATTCAAAGTGGGAAAATATCAAGAGAAAAAAGGGTGCTACCGACGCTGCGAGAGCTAAGATATTCACCAAGATAGGCAGAGAGATCGCAGTTGTAGTTAAGATGGGCGGTCCCGACCCTGCAGGCAACGCAAAGCTGAGAGATCTTATCGCTAAAGCAAAGGCTAACAACGTGCCTAACGACAATATCGACAGAATAATCAAGAAGGCTGCGGGCGACGGCGACAAGAACAACTACGAATCAATGGTATACGAGGGCTACGGTCCTAACGGTGTTGCTGTTATCGTTGAGTGCCTGACAGACAACAAGAACAGAACTGCTGCCGATGTAAGAAGCTATTTCAGCAAGTTCGGCGGAAACATGGGCAACTCGGGCTGTGTATCCTATCTGTTCTCTGATGTTGGTACTGTTGTTATCGAGAACAACGGCGCTGACGAAGACAAGATAATGGACGACGTTTTTGAGGCAGGCGCTGACGACTTCAACGTTGAAGACGATGTTGTTGAGATAGCTTGCGCTCCCAACAGCGTAACTGCTGTAAGAGAATCACTGGAGGGTCTGGGATACAAGGTACTTTCCGCTGAGGCTGACAAGATACCTTCCACTTATGTTACCCTGACAGACGAGGATTCCATCAAGAAGATGGGTCTGCTGCTGGAGTATCTGGAGGACAACGACGACGTTCAGAACGTTTACCACAACTGGGAGAATATGCCCTCTGACGATGAGGAATAA
- a CDS encoding NPXTG-anchored protein, with amino-acid sequence MKNSIIKNGTAVLASFVAAGAIISANTAFEASAEQTNNVQVVVTDYADLWTSEDITVEEGTTVQWYVSVPEDTEPRGCGATVKIPGLGFGTDTHNKEEGHIVLQKGENFIYEFTTDEPGDILFTCWMGSGCHKNYIHVKQAVSPALEDLSSAEVEAPESTVSVESAPESADENAANAEISSTSGSTSSSESSAVSSSASEVSSKADSTSSNTNTAAAKANNNPQTGINLVGGTLASILMVASTAFVIRKRKN; translated from the coding sequence ATGAAGAACAGTATCATCAAAAACGGCACAGCAGTGCTTGCATCATTCGTGGCAGCAGGAGCGATCATTTCTGCGAATACAGCATTTGAAGCATCAGCCGAACAGACAAACAATGTACAGGTCGTAGTTACCGATTATGCCGATCTCTGGACAAGCGAGGATATAACCGTTGAGGAAGGCACCACAGTTCAGTGGTATGTATCTGTACCCGAAGACACCGAACCCAGAGGATGCGGTGCTACCGTAAAGATACCGGGTCTGGGATTCGGTACCGATACTCACAACAAGGAAGAGGGTCACATTGTATTGCAGAAAGGTGAGAACTTTATCTACGAGTTCACCACCGATGAACCCGGTGATATTCTGTTCACCTGCTGGATGGGTTCAGGCTGCCACAAAAATTATATCCATGTAAAACAGGCAGTATCTCCCGCACTGGAAGATCTCAGTTCAGCCGAAGTTGAAGCCCCCGAAAGTACCGTTTCAGTAGAATCAGCCCCTGAAAGTGCTGACGAAAATGCTGCAAATGCAGAGATATCTTCAACATCAGGAAGTACATCTTCAAGTGAAAGTTCAGCAGTATCTTCTTCTGCTTCCGAAGTTTCAAGCAAGGCTGACAGCACTTCAAGCAATACTAATACCGCAGCTGCAAAAGCAAACAATAATCCGCAGACAGGCATAAACCTTGTCGGCGGGACCCTGGCATCAATACTGATGGTAGCCAGTACAGCATTTGTGATAAGAAAAAGGAAGAACTGA
- a CDS encoding Mini-ribonuclease 3: MDIEMTRHEANQYSPLSLAFLGDAVYEQLVRTKILLAADMPSHKLHRLAVSRVCAEYQSECAALLQEHGVLTENEAEVFKRGRNTKVNAPKHSTIAEYRNATGLECLFGYLYLTAQHERIDVLFGLCWEHGEDEFKEKIKE; encoded by the coding sequence ATGGATATTGAGATGACGCGACACGAAGCTAATCAGTACTCACCTCTTTCGCTGGCTTTTCTGGGCGATGCTGTATATGAACAGCTGGTGAGGACAAAGATACTTCTTGCGGCGGATATGCCCTCACACAAGCTGCACAGGCTGGCTGTGAGCAGGGTATGCGCGGAGTATCAATCGGAATGTGCGGCGCTTTTACAGGAGCATGGCGTGCTTACCGAGAACGAAGCTGAGGTCTTCAAGCGCGGACGCAACACTAAAGTTAATGCACCGAAACATTCCACGATAGCTGAATACCGCAATGCTACGGGGTTGGAATGTTTATTCGGTTATTTATATCTTACAGCACAGCATGAACGAATCGATGTGCTGTTCGGTCTTTGCTGGGAACACGGCGAGGACGAATTCAAGGAAAAGATCAAGGAGTGA
- a CDS encoding ABC transporter ATP-binding protein, translated as MNISAENIGKKYSKKSRTVTAVQTTSAEFESGKLTVIFGRSGSGKTTLLNILSGLIKPTSGSVTYDGKDIFSLDDRELSKFRAGNIGYIPQGQSSLSALTVAENLILPAALIGRDIPDDEVEKLLITVGLADLKNAYPNELSGGELRRLAIARALINKPSVIFADEPTNDLDDENTRIVFELLKKTAKQGTAVIVVTHDTTAADHADTIYRMDAGVLTKQEGIKREIA; from the coding sequence ATGAATATAAGTGCTGAAAATATTGGAAAAAAATACAGCAAAAAAAGCCGCACTGTCACGGCTGTGCAGACCACTTCTGCCGAGTTTGAAAGCGGTAAACTGACAGTCATTTTCGGTCGCTCGGGAAGCGGAAAAACCACACTTCTGAATATCCTTTCGGGTCTGATAAAGCCGACTTCGGGCAGTGTTACATATGACGGAAAAGATATTTTCTCCCTTGATGACAGGGAACTTTCCAAGTTTCGTGCCGGGAATATAGGTTATATCCCCCAGGGTCAGAGTTCGCTTTCAGCACTTACGGTCGCAGAAAATCTGATACTTCCCGCGGCACTTATCGGCAGAGATATTCCCGATGACGAAGTCGAAAAACTGCTGATAACAGTGGGTCTTGCAGATCTGAAAAACGCATACCCGAATGAACTTTCCGGTGGCGAACTCAGAAGACTTGCCATCGCAAGGGCGCTTATAAACAAGCCCTCTGTGATATTTGCCGATGAACCCACAAACGATCTTGACGACGAGAACACAAGGATTGTTTTTGAACTTTTGAAAAAAACAGCAAAGCAGGGAACAGCAGTGATCGTTGTCACCCACGATACAACAGCGGCAGATCATGCCGACACCATATACCGCATGGACGCAGGAGTTTTAACAAAACAGGAGGGGATAAAACGTGAGATCGCGTAA
- the obgE gene encoding GTPase ObgE: MFVDQAKIYIKAGDGGDGAVSFHREKYVAAGGPDGGDGGKGGDIIFKVDDNISNLIDFRYKKKYVAEKGQNGGAKNSYGRSAPDLVIKVPRGTVIKDADTGRILADMSADEPVTVAHGGKGGRGNAHFATSTRQIPRFAKPGFRGEEFNIRLELKLLADVGLVGFPNVGKSTLISVVSAAKPKIANYHFTTLVPVLGVVKVGEERSFVMADIPGLIEGASEGIGLGHEFLRHVERCRLIVHVVDVSGIEGRDPIEDFEAINKELANFSEDLAAAPQIVAANKTDMASPEQIARFKEYIEKLELPYYEISAATTKGTQELIYGINEKLAELPPVKRFEAQPLTPEEVERKNTNKREFSITVEDGVYFVEADWLYDILRVADMDDYSSLQYFQNVLVSSGIIRKLEAMGIQEGDTVAVFDFEFEYIP, encoded by the coding sequence ATGTTCGTCGATCAGGCAAAAATCTATATCAAAGCAGGCGACGGCGGCGATGGTGCGGTATCGTTCCACCGCGAAAAATATGTCGCAGCAGGCGGTCCCGACGGAGGTGACGGCGGAAAAGGCGGAGATATCATCTTTAAGGTCGATGACAACATCTCGAACCTTATTGATTTCAGATACAAGAAAAAATACGTGGCAGAAAAGGGTCAGAATGGCGGCGCTAAGAATTCCTACGGAAGAAGCGCTCCCGACCTTGTGATAAAAGTACCGAGAGGTACGGTCATCAAGGACGCTGATACAGGCAGGATACTGGCTGATATGTCTGCGGACGAGCCTGTTACCGTGGCACACGGCGGCAAGGGCGGACGCGGAAATGCTCATTTTGCCACATCTACAAGACAGATACCCAGATTCGCAAAGCCCGGTTTCAGGGGCGAGGAATTCAATATCAGGCTGGAGCTGAAGCTTCTGGCGGACGTTGGTCTGGTGGGATTCCCGAATGTGGGAAAATCTACGCTGATATCGGTAGTTTCAGCGGCTAAGCCCAAGATAGCCAATTACCACTTCACCACACTTGTGCCTGTACTGGGCGTTGTCAAGGTGGGTGAGGAAAGGTCATTCGTTATGGCTGATATCCCCGGACTTATCGAGGGCGCAAGCGAGGGCATCGGTCTGGGACATGAGTTCCTGAGACACGTTGAAAGGTGCAGACTGATAGTCCATGTGGTGGATGTTTCAGGCATCGAGGGTCGTGACCCCATCGAGGACTTTGAAGCCATAAACAAGGAGCTTGCAAATTTCTCGGAGGACCTGGCTGCGGCACCGCAGATAGTTGCGGCAAACAAGACCGATATGGCTTCCCCCGAGCAGATAGCAAGATTCAAGGAATACATCGAAAAGCTGGAACTTCCCTACTACGAGATATCTGCGGCTACCACAAAGGGCACGCAGGAGCTTATCTACGGTATAAACGAGAAGCTTGCAGAGCTTCCCCCCGTCAAGAGATTTGAAGCACAGCCCCTCACACCCGAGGAAGTCGAGAGAAAGAACACCAACAAACGCGAATTTTCCATCACGGTGGAGGACGGTGTTTACTTCGTGGAGGCAGACTGGCTTTACGATATACTCAGAGTTGCGGATATGGACGACTACTCGTCACTTCAGTACTTCCAGAATGTGCTGGTATCAAGCGGCATAATCAGAAAGCTTGAAGCTATGGGCATTCAGGAGGGCGATACCGTTGCGGTATTCGATTTCGAGTTTGAGTATATTCCGTAA